In one Bos mutus isolate GX-2022 chromosome 19, NWIPB_WYAK_1.1, whole genome shotgun sequence genomic region, the following are encoded:
- the TMEM256 gene encoding transmembrane protein 256 has translation MAGPGAAFRRLGAFSGAGALGLASYGAHGAQFPDAYGKELFDKTNKHHFLHSLALLAVPLCRKPLWAGLLLASGTTLFCTTFYYQALSGDPSFQNLAPVGGSLLLLGWLALAL, from the exons ATGGCGGGTCCTGGGGCTGCTTTCCGCCGCCTGGGTGCCTTCTCCGGAGCTGGGGCCTTAGGCTTGGCCTCCTACGGGGCGCACG GAGCCCAGTTTCCGGATGCCTACGGGAAGGAG cTCTTTGACAAGACCAACAAACACCACTTCTTACACAGCCTGGCCCTGTTAGCGGTACCCCTGTGCAGAAAGCCCCTCTGG GCTGGGTTACTGCTAGCTTCTGGAACTACCTTATTCTGCACCACCTTTTACTACCAGGCTCTGAGTGGAGACCCCAGCTTCCAGAATTTGGCTCCTGTGGGAGGGAGCTTGCTACTCTTGGGCTGGCTTGCCTTGGCTCTTTGA